aatatttttcaaattgcaGAAGATCCATGATTGGGTGCTATCTagtttctgtaatttttcttttttaagggagCATGAAAGGACCTGCTAATTCCCAGACAGATACTTAGCAAACTATGCCCATAGTTTAAAATTCAAGTTAGTCTCTGCCTCTCCCTTCACAGGCTTCTCTGCCCCAAATGCTCTTCCCTCCATATTTGTTCTTGATCCATCCAttttcaaggctcagctcaaacACTAGCCCCCCACAGGGCTTCCCTTGACCCCCTTGGTGACCTCAGGGCCCTTTATCACACCTTCTTCTGAAGTCTCACAGTATTGTAGCTGTACCTCTTTATTGATTGCATTCTGTTTATTTAAGTGGATATTTTATCTCCTCTCCCCCACTAAGCAACCTGAGGGAAGGGTTTCTTTCTTTATACCCTGAAGATGTCTAACACAGAGCCCCGCCCATGGCAGGTCCTTGGTAAACAAGTTTTTGAATTGCTAAAAGCTTCCCTCCTTAAAGACAGCAAGCTGCAAACAGACGAATCTTTACCCGTAAAATGAGGAGGAGGTCCTTCCCAGCTGGGCGGGTCCATGACTTAGGTAGCTACGTGTGTGAGCACCAGCCAGATGACTAGGTGAAGGAGGACAGGGTAGAGATGTGAGCCTATCATGGGGGGATTTCTCAAGGCAGATAGATAAGAAGAGCCCCTAACCTGGACTACAGGGCAGAAAAGACTTCCTAGAAGAGATGACCCCTGAGCTGAAGCGCAAAGGTTGAGTTCAAAAAAAAGAGCAGGAGGGGTGGTCAAATCAGAGGGGGCAGCGTGGGCACAGGCCTAGAGGTGAGAAGATAGGCCCTCTTTGGAAATGCAAGAAGTTGGAATGTAGAGTATCAGCTGGGGAATGACAGACGAGGCGGCTGAAGAGGTGAAGACCTAATCAAGTCATACAGGGCTTTATACACTGTGTTACCaagcttctttcttttcctggagGAGTGGAAAGCCGTTGAAGGATTTCATATGATCAGGTAGCAGAGTGGGAAGTAAACTGGAGGGTCCTAGGCAGGAGGCGGAATGACCCACGGCTATGGCAGTCATCTACGTAAAATGAAAGGAGCTtcaaagaaaagaatgtgaaaagtgGGCAATTAATATTGAGATAAATATCAGCTGGTGATCTATtagaaacaggagaaaagagaacagggagggagaggaagactaTCAAGGATAATTGTGAAATTTCTGGCTTGAGTAACCAGGTCGTGACATTCACAAAGACAGACAAGGCAGAAAGTAGAGGAAGTTTAAGTGGGAAGATAATGGATGAATTAAGCTAACTGAGCCTGAATTGTCTAAGGGATGTCAAAGTGTCTGTCCAATAGGAATTGGCTACATAGACACAGATCTCAGGAGAGAGATTTCAGAGCCAGAGATATCTATTTGGGAGTCCTTGTAAGGTGATGGTTGAATTCATAGGAATATATGAGATCATATGGGGAAAGTACATAGAACTCACGAAAGGCTTAAATGCAAGGGCAGATAAAGAAGGAAGACCTTTGGAGGAACTGAGAAATTGCAATCagagaagtaggaggaaaaccaagagaaacCAATTCATGGAAGCTGAAGGATGTTTCAAGAAGCATGGCGTGGCCAACACTGTAAAATGCTGCAGAGatatcaaatgaaataaagactcagaccaTAGCCATTGCATTTAGTCAGGAGGTTTTAGTGCCCTTGGAAAGGAAAACACTATTTCTGAGGAGTGACAGAAACTGAAGTCAGGCAGTGGGTTAGGGAGTAAATGGAAGTTCAAAGtgtggaaaaaatgaatgaagagattTTTTAGAAGCTTGGTTTTAAAAGGAATGTGAGAGATGGGACCAAAATCCAAATGAGACTCAAGACTGAGGGTAATCACGCACGcacgcgcacgtgtgtgtgtgtgtgtgtgtgtgtgtgttatttggTTGGTTAGTTTGTTTGTATAGTTGAGAGAGCCCTTCAGTGTTTATGTCCTGAGAGCGAAAGAGTCAGGGAGAGGCTAAAGATACCGGAGAGGGAGGATAAAAATGAAGGGCGTTCCCTAAGAAGCTGGTGGAGAGGGACCAAGGGTGCTGAGGGAAGAATTAGCCTTAGATAGGAGGGAGAAGGGACACTTTTCTCAGGAccagcagaggagggaaggatggatgcAAGTACTAACAGGATTATAGGTAGTTAAGGGTACTAGTTAAGAGACTCTTTCTGTAAATCCTGATCAGCTGTCAGGAATGAGAGAGTTGGTCACAGTAATATAGCAATGGTTTCAAAAGCAATCACAGGACCTGGTTTCTTCAAACAAactatacgtatatgtatataaagaaaaaaagagaaaaagagaaaaggaggaagaaacttTACCTTAAAAGAGACTTAACAGACATGTCAACCAATCACAAAATATTgaccttatttggatcctgattcaaacaaactgtttttaaaaagtcaaaaggcAACAAGGAAATGTGAAAACTGCCTGTATGTATGTCTAGTGGTATTAGAAAATGACTATTAACTTTTTACTGAGATAATGCTATTGTGCTTAGTTTTTTAAAgtgtccttatcttttagagtacatactgtattcacagatgaaataatatgatgtcaaagatttgatttaaaataatttggtgGTGGGATAGAGGCCATAATGGAACAAGACTGGTCACGAGCTGAGTAATAGATATTAGTTAGGACACTATTCTCTATGCTTTTATGAATGTTAgcaattttccataataaaaatgtttttaaaccaaaaatacatacttttaaaagccagaagaaaaaaataaggcaattgTGGGGAACGAAAGTGATAACCCAAGACACATAGAAAGATTAACATGCAGCATTGTAAGTCTGCCTAAAGTTGAACACAATCAATTTGTTGCAACAAAGCTGAGTGACTTTTTTTCCTAGCAGCCTTCAGAAGGCTTGATGTGAAAGTGAAGAAGCTGCATTGGTACAGGGTAAGGATCTTGAAGGATATGACAGCAGAAGGGATACGATGGTATTGACTAGAGAAAAAGTGAAGCATTAAGCCATCATCCTGTCTAGGCTGGATAGGAAGGAAGTGAAAATATGGAAGTGACTGACACGGTAGGGACAAAAAGGAACCGGAAGTCTTGAAGAAAATGCATGGCTGGAAAATGGAGGTGAGAAAGCTGGAAGAATTATGAGCCTGTGGTTAGCAAGCCAGTCTATGGAGTTTAAGATTTCAGCTCTGGGTGATGACAAGGTCAAGTGTAATTGTAAACGCCTATGAAGTGCCTATGTAAAAGGATGGCTGAAGTGGGATGGAGGTGAAAGTCAAATAGAATTAAGACAGTTATAAAAGTGTAAGGTTGGGTGTTGGATGGGTACTAAAAGAACACTAAAATCTCCCACAAAGATGAGGCTCAGTTATAAGTTCTGTAACGATAAGGTctatgtctctcttttttaaaaaataaatatacacccAACACTGAAGACAGTGCCTGGACCAGAGAAGATGCTCCAAATAGTTGTTGAGTACATGAATGGAAGGACTATGtcactaactcttttttttttaatatataaatttatttatttatgtattatttatttttggctgccttgggtcttcgttgctgtgcgcaggctttctcaagttgcggcgagctggggctactcttcgttgtggtgcatgggcttctcattgcggtggtttctcctgttgcggagcacgggctctaggtgcacgggcttcagcagttgtggcgcgcaggcttagagcgcgggctctagagcgcaggctcaatagttgtgacgcacaggcttacttgctctgcagcaatgtgggatcttcccgggccagggattgaacccatgtcccctgcattggcaggcagattcttaaccactgcaccaccagggaagtcccatgtcaCTAACTCTTTAACTTAAAGCCTTCAAGTTTCTACTCTCCACTGGTTAGCTGGTTAGTTGGGAGTGGGAGAACGGCATGGAGAAAACAGACCAATGAATATGCACCGAAGCAGGATTCATAGagcaaaagaaatattaaaggagtTAAAAGTGGAACCTATGAGAAAAACTCAAATGAGTTCACTCCTTTTATAGTCATTTACACCTGAACTAATATATGAGCTGTGGTCGAGTTAATAACTATCTATGAGTGTACGAAAGGATATTTTAAGGGAGGGGAAAACAAGAGAGGATTGTTTGCCTAGTGCCCTGCCCTGTTGCTGTCTGGCTGGGACCTGGCTCAAATGGGAGTTGATCTGGATCACACCAGCCTGAGGTCATCTCCGGTTCATAAGCCAGTGAGCAGGGCAAGGAATCAGGCCTCTAGGAACCCCTGTAACTGTAACTGAGTAGAAAAATCTCCTCACCCTGCAATTAATCTGCCCCCCATGGAATCTCAGGAACAAATTAGAATTTTTGAGAATATAGTTGGCTCTTATAATTGGGAACATAAACCACTATCATTCAGTCactgttgattcatttattcaacaaagactgagaaataaaatagtgGTTTAAAttgaagacttccctggtggtgcagtggttgagaatccgcctgccaatgcaggggacatgggtttgagccctggtctgggaagatcccacatgccacagagcaactaagcccgtgtgccacaactactgagcctgtgctctagagcccgtgagccacaactactgagaccgtgtgccacaactactgaagcctgcacgcctagagcctgtgctccgcaacaagagaagccaccgcaatgagaagccctcgcaccgcaacgaagagtagcccccgctcgcctcaactagagaaagcccgcgtgcagcaacgaagacccaacacggccaaaaataaaaattaattgattaattaattaattaatcaattaattaaattgaAGACATGATttagaaaagacttaaaaaaaagaaagtgaaaaaagaattaaagactaAGTCAGCTTacaaataaaattcttattaatGATAATCTCAAATACTGAGTGAGTTTACCACTGGCCACACACTAAGTCATGTGCTTTACATAAATTCTCATGTCACCATCATAGTAGTCCTGTGACCCAGGAATTACTAGGATTcccatttacaggtgaggaaacagggtAAGAGGTTAAATGACGTTTCCAAGACTACCAGCTAATATGAAACCAGTCCAGGTCTAGCTGACTCTAAAGCACATGCTTCTAACCGGTACTCTAAACTGCTTTACTAAACcctgggaaggcaggaagggtgTAAGTGAAGCCCCATGTAGACAGACTTGAGCTACTAGTGATGAAGGATCTGAGACTTTGAGGAGTTAGGAATGTAAGGTAGAAGAAATTTTTATAGTATCTCTCTGGTCTCTGCTCTCACATTCATGTAATTCATATTttcaacagagaaaggaaaggctGCGTCAGGGACACGTtaagggcaggaaaaaaaaagggaaaaccgacaacaacaacaaacttccAGAGATCATTTAGGCCACTGCctaccagaaaacagaaaagggaggAACTCCTAAAGTCCTTGAGTCCCTATTTCCCTGTGAATGAAAGAGACTAGTATGTAAATAAGAGCTTTGCATAAGCCAGACATTCTTTCAAGTCCAGTTTATCTACCGTTTGAGTCACTTCCTTTTTAAAGCAGGAATTAAAAGAGATAGAGGCATATAATCATTACCTAGcacaaactttcttttttttttttttttgagttttaaaatgaatttattaaagaaTGGTCTTAGGAAGcccacattgtttgatttgtcgTAAAAAGAAGTTCTGTTTCTTCATGCTGTATAATAAAGGTAATGTAAGAAGGTACAGAGTTATAAACTTCTTTCTACTGGAATTCTCTGATAGTACGGCACAGTGCAGTCACTTCTGCAATgctagaataaatttttaaaaagtctcttctATGCTTCTCTTCAAAAAGCGATGAACAATAACAGGGTGGCAttaaaaagccttttttttttcctattcattaTGTAGTATTGGAGCCAGTATTTTTACCATCACAGGCTACAATTTTCACTTTATCCACTTTAATAAGTTCTGTCACCTCTCCGAATTCAACATCATTCAATACAAAAGTCCACACATCATCACAGAATCTGTACGTATTTAAAGAGCCCCTGAAATTGACTCTGTTCCTGACCCTCTGTGCCCATGCTGAATTTATAGCCTTATCAAACTGAAGTAGAACTTGAAGGGCAAGTTGGGGGGTAATCTGTTGAGACTGTATAAGCTCATCGAGGCTCTCCTGaagactgtttcccaaagtggtatTTCTGTACAGTTGATATGCCATGGCTTAGGAGggagaaattctttttcttattcaggCTTGCACTGATATGTCAAGTCACTGATCCACACAATCTTAATAGACCTTTTCTTCTCATTCAGGTAGCAAAAAGGTAAAGGGCTCCTCCTTGGACAAAACGACAACATCATTTTGCATATACTGTACACACAGCCTGACCAGTTCCTATCCTCATTGGCAGAGAGAAATGAACAAGTAAGATAAACAGGCAGATGAGATGATAGAAGAGGGCACAGCCGGTTAACCTGCCACTTACAAAGGAATCTGAATAACAAGAAGCCTTTGACTGACTCATGAAAGGTTTATCTCCTCCAAAAGGAAGTTTAACCCCACGTTATCCACTAGAGCAAAGATGCTCATCAACCTTTGGAGGAAATCTCAGAGTAGCCTAAtgccagaaaaaaggaaaaggaaacagccacccctTCATTCACAGATAAAGGCTCCGCCTTGACCTTTcaactgaaaaacaaatatagtcgTATTCTGTGATGGCACAAAAAGTAAACAGGAAAGCGACTGGCCTCTTTCCCATCTTAATGTCTACTGTAGATCTTGTCCCATCCCTGCAGTATATTTATcagggaagacttttttttttagtattaaataTTCAATTTGAAGATtgaagcagggaggaaggaagcaaagtTAAGTAGAAACTGAAGCACATTCCCATTGCCTCGGGAATTCCAGAACCCTAATCCATCCTTCCTATATATGCTGCACGTGAAAATGTGTCCAGAAAAGCCTTAGATTCACCCAGTTCCGCCAGCGTCCACATTTACTAACATGCAAAGCTAATAAGAGCCACCAGCACCAACGTTTAGAGGTCTTGGGATGCCCTACATAATACAACAAAATtctattgagcatctaccatgtgctaagcactgtgctgggtgccaaGGTTACAATAATAAGcaaaatagataatttttctGTTCTCAGGGATCTGTGGTCCAATGGGAGAGGCTGACAAGTTAACTATTGGTTCCAATGCAGCATATGCTAAAGTGCTATAATTGCGGGGTGGGAGAACAGGTTCCTACGGGAgctcaagagggaagggggtCTTCTCAGGGGACATAATATCCAAGCTGAAAcctaaaggatgagtaggaataAAGAAAGGATTTCAGGGAAGGGAATAtgcaggagaaagaggaagctTTGCCTGGGTACACAGAGAACTTGGAATGCCTCAGATCCAccccataaaagaaacaaaacccatgTCAACTAAGAACAAGGTGTTTTCCTCTTTTAGTGTTTCATCAATTAATCCTCCTTGTGCTTTATGAGAAAAACCCTAGCCTTTGCTCTCTAAACAGGAATTTTCCCTCACTTTGCTTATCAGGTAATTTGTGAGCCTGAAGTCGACAGCCCTTGAGTAATTAGATTTCAGAGTACTGGGAAGGTTTCTCCATCCTTAAAATTCTTCCTGACTTATTTAATGTTTCTGAATGTACTGTTAGGACTAGATAGGTGATtattacacacacaaaatgaatgtAAAAGTACATACATAGGAACaattatgaaaacaataacagctaacatttattacatGCATACTCAGCACCAGCCACTTTTTCTAAGTTCTTTATGCACATTAAGTCGATTAATTCACACAATAGTAAATTCTACTGATATCTCTAGTTTGCAGGTAGGTTAACTGAGGCACAAAACGTTTAAGCAACGTGTCCAAGGTCGTACAGCTAGCAAGtgtagagtcaggatttgaactcagacagtctgactccagggTCCATGAGTTTATCTGCAATGCTAATCAATCAGGGCGAAGATGGAAACAAACTTTGCCTCACAGTTCTTTCTACCTCTGGCCAGTTCTGTGTGGGCCAGAGCTGAGCTGCAAACCTTTCTACCAGGTATACCAAGCAACACAAACTATCCGCGGTTCCACCTGTTAAATCCTAAGGCTGAAAACTTCTGAAATGTCCAGACTCCTCCCCGGATGCTTTGAGCTATGTTACTTCTGCTGGGAGCCCCTATATTCTTTCACAGAAGAGAGCAATTTCTGGTCATTTGGGACTGTTACTTCAGGATGACCGTGATTACATTCATCAAGTCTCTGACACTGAGCTTGCTAAAGGTGCCTTTTCTGAGGAAAACTCAAAACAATCTTAAGCCATTCCTAAGTCTTTACCTGAGGAATTAAGCTGGCTAGTTCTACTGTGGGAAAGTCATCTTTAAATAATTTGTGTACCACACAAAGAATGACTTCAAGAAAAtgttgtaaaaaattttttctttcctttagtaaAAAGTGTTCTAAGTTGAAGATTTATCTGCCTACCCACAGGAAAATGGAgccagctgattttttttaaaggtaccaGTTACAGGCCATATGATTCGACATGAACAAAATACTGAAACATCTAAAGGGATGAGAACTATAATTTATCcatatcattatttttctatttagaatttagtgtcattttattaattagaaaaatgaatctGGGGGAAAGGTTTTAAGAATACTTATCAGTTTggttttggctgcaagtaacagaaaccc
The genomic region above belongs to Balaenoptera musculus isolate JJ_BM4_2016_0621 chromosome 10, mBalMus1.pri.v3, whole genome shotgun sequence and contains:
- the LOC118902558 gene encoding transcription initiation factor IIA subunit 2-like, which codes for MAYQLYRNTTLGNSLQESLDELIQSQQITPQLALQVLLQFDKAINSAWAQRVRNRVNFRGSLNTYRFCDDVWTFVLNDVEFGEVTELIKVDKVKIVACDGKNTGSNTT